Proteins from a genomic interval of Bacillota bacterium:
- a CDS encoding AI-2E family transporter, with protein sequence IARAAADAIVALFSQLFNLLLAPVIAFYLTRDFDSIRERFASWIPPAMRDQVMGILRDIDRALAGFVRGQLIVCSFVGVSTGLTLAILGVRFAAPIGFVVGVLEIVPYFGPILGMIPAVLMGAAKSPTTALLTAAAFIGIQQVESAVISPKIMGDSVGLHPLAVIFALLVGARLFGVLGILLAVPVAACLSILSERLLRGE encoded by the coding sequence TAATTGCACGGGCGGCGGCCGACGCCATCGTCGCGCTCTTCTCTCAGTTGTTCAACTTGCTGCTCGCGCCGGTGATAGCGTTCTACCTCACACGGGATTTCGATTCCATCCGTGAGCGGTTCGCGTCCTGGATACCGCCGGCAATGAGAGACCAGGTGATGGGCATCCTGCGTGACATAGACCGTGCACTTGCTGGTTTCGTCCGCGGGCAACTCATAGTATGCAGTTTCGTGGGAGTATCGACTGGTCTGACCCTCGCCATCCTGGGAGTGAGATTCGCGGCACCAATAGGGTTCGTCGTCGGGGTGCTCGAGATCGTCCCCTACTTCGGCCCCATCCTCGGCATGATACCCGCGGTGCTTATGGGGGCGGCCAAATCCCCCACTACTGCGCTGCTCACGGCGGCGGCGTTCATCGGAATCCAGCAGGTGGAGTCAGCGGTCATATCTCCCAAGATAATGGGGGACTCAGTCGGGCTTCATCCTCTCGCTGTAATCTTCGCGCTCCTAGTTGGGGCCAGGCTATTCGGAGTCTTGGGTATCTTGCTTGCTGTCCCGGTGGCTGCGTGCCTGTCCATCCTATCGGA